In one window of Fervidobacterium gondwanense DSM 13020 DNA:
- a CDS encoding ATP-binding protein encodes WGEIFGGATIANAILDRLLHHSYVIFIKGPSYRLQSKTVYFSNTNQQN; translated from the coding sequence TGGGGAGAGATATTTGGTGGAGCGACGATAGCAAATGCAATTTTGGATAGGCTACTCCATCATTCTTACGTGATTTTCATAAAAGGTCCTTCATACAGATTGCAGTCAAAAACAGTATATTTTAGCAACACAAACCAGCAAAACTAA